A single Mercenaria mercenaria strain notata chromosome 9, MADL_Memer_1, whole genome shotgun sequence DNA region contains:
- the LOC123547028 gene encoding centrin-3 — MSLSLRAEFALDKSKKKKKRELAEEQKQEIREAFDLFDTDKDRAIDYHELKVAMRALGFDVKKTDVLKVLRDYDREGTGKITFEDFNEVMTDMMLERDPQEEILKAFKLFDDDSSGKINLRNLRRVARELGENMTDEELRAMIDEFDRDGDGEINENEFLAIMTGDT, encoded by the exons ATGAGCCTTTCGCTTAG AGCCGAGTTTGCtctggacaagagtaaaaagaagaagaaacgAGAACTAGCTGAGGAACAAAAGCAAGAAATCCGGGAGGCTTTTGATCTCTTTGATACAGATAAAGATAGAGCTATTGACTATCATGAACTCAAG GTAGCAATGAGAGCACTTGGTTTCGATGTAAAGAAGACAGATGTACTCAAAGTTCTTCGAGATTATGATAGGGAAGGAACAGGGAAGATAACTTTTGAAGACTTCAATGAAGTCa TGACAGACATGATGCTGGAAAGAGACCCCCAGGAAGAAATTTTGAAAGCATTTAAATTATTTGATGATGACAGTTCAGGGAAAATAAATCTACGAAATCTTAGACGAGTAGCAAG GGAACTTGGAGAGAACATGACAGATGAGGAGCTTAGAGCTATGATAGATGAATTTGATAGGGATGGAGACGGAGAAA tcaATGAAAATGAATTCTTGGCCATCATGACTGGAGACACATAG